A portion of the Paenibacillus marchantiae genome contains these proteins:
- a CDS encoding RNA polymerase sigma factor, with product METKAEMKKMLFVQSEDETTFVQSIMEHQDTLISIAYSYLRNRHDALEAVQEMTCRAWIKRRSLKNEKAFKSWIIRILIYVCIDEQRRRKRATPLPSEGLEEAISESGSAGCSDNRLAMWSMLEKIKPKYRHVLLLKYYNDMTSIEIASILGKPEGTIKTWQHKGLELLRKQMKIRGDWHDN from the coding sequence GTGGAAACCAAAGCCGAGATGAAAAAGATGCTGTTTGTACAGAGCGAAGACGAGACGACATTTGTCCAATCCATCATGGAGCATCAGGACACGCTGATCTCCATTGCCTACAGTTACCTGCGTAATCGTCATGATGCGCTCGAAGCAGTGCAGGAGATGACATGCCGGGCCTGGATCAAGCGTCGCTCTCTGAAAAATGAGAAGGCGTTCAAATCGTGGATTATACGTATTCTGATCTATGTGTGCATTGATGAACAAAGGCGTCGCAAACGGGCAACACCACTGCCGAGCGAAGGGTTGGAGGAGGCGATATCCGAGTCTGGCAGTGCAGGATGCAGCGACAATAGACTTGCGATGTGGTCCATGCTTGAGAAAATCAAACCCAAATATCGCCATGTATTACTGCTGAAATACTATAACGACATGACGTCGATTGAGATTGCCTCCATTCTTGGCAAACCAGAGGGCACCATTAAAACCTGGCAGCATAAAGGGTTGGAACTGTTACGGAAACAGATGAAGATCAGGGGGGATTGGCATGACAACTAG